The Radiobacillus deserti genomic interval TCCTGTCTACAACCTAATTCCAGAATGGAACGACCTTGTGTATAAAGGGAGATGGAAGGAAGCGCTGGAACGTTTAATGAAGACCAATAACTTTCCTGAATTCACAGGAAGAGTTTGTCCAGCCCCCTGTGAAGGATCTTGTACAGTAGCGATTTCTGATCCTGCTGTAACGATTAAAAACATTGAAAGAGCAATCATCGACAAAGGGTTTGAAAATGGATGGATCACTCCTCGAATCCCGAAAAAGCGTACTGGTAGAAAGGTTGCAATCGTCGGCTCTGGTCCTGCAGGTCTTGCAGCCGCTGATCAACTAAATCAAGCTGGACATTCTGTTACTGTGTATGAAAAATCAGACCGTATCGGTGGCTTACTTATGTACGGAATTCCAAGCATGAAGCTAGAAAAGCGTGTTGTGGAGCGCCGTGTAAACTTATTGAATGAAGAAGGTATTTCATTCGTAACCAATACGGAAGTAGGAAAAGATATTACATCCACTGAATTAAATAAACAGTTTGACGCAGTTATCCTTTGTACTGGTGCGCAAAAGCATCGTGATTTAGTCATTGAAGGTCGTGAATCTAAAGGGGTAGAATTTGCGATGGATTATTTAACACTATCTACCAAAAGCCTGTTAGATTCGGATTTAAAAGATGGACAATATATTGATGCAAAAGGTAAAGATGTTATTGTAATCGGCGGTGGAGATACGGGTGCTGACTGTATTGCAACTGCTTTACGTCAAGATTGTAACAGTATCGTACAGTTTGGGAAACATCCGCAATTACCGATGGCTAGAACATCCAATAACCTATGGCCAGAGTATCCTCATGTATTTGGGCTAGAATATGCACATAAAGAGGCAAAGGCAAAATTTGGGGAGGATCCTCGTCAATATTCGATTCAAACGAAGAAGTTTGTATCAGATGAAAACGGTAATCTTAAGGAGCTTCATACGATTGAGATGAGAAAAGTACGAGATGAAAGTGGTATGTTCGTCTATGAGGAAATACCAGGAACTGAAAAAGTATGGCCAGCTCAGCTTGTTCTTATAGCGATTGGGTTTGAAGGCCCCGAACAAGAAGTGCTAAAAGAGTTTGGTGTTCACGTTCAAAATCGAAAAGTAGCAGCAGAATATGGAAAATTCGAAACGAGTGTAGATGGAGTATTTGCTGCCGGAGATGTTAGAAGAGGACAAAGTTTAATTGTTTGGGCGATAAATGAAGGTAGAGAGGTTGCTCATAAGGTCGATCATTATTTAATGGGGGCTAGTACTTTACCTAGCCAGCTTGCTATGTAATATGGCAATGACATTAAGGGTAGACCTGATGCGTTGAACGCATCAGGTCTATTTCTAGTTACAGTTGGTCAGTAACTGGATAATCCTTTGAGGAAGTATGAAGTTTGATAAAGTGTTATTATAGAGGTACTAAATCATGACATAGATGAGGGGAATAGTATGGAAAATCAAGAGATACAAATAACGTACACTACAACGGAAAAACCGAAGCCAAATGCCGAATCATTGGAGTTCGGCAAAATTTTTACGGATCATATGTTTATAATGGACTACTCCTTAGAGGATGGCTGGCATAGTCCGAGAATCCTGCCTTATCAGCCTATTACACTGGATCCCGCGGCCATTGTATTTCATTATGGACAAACCGTTTTTGAAGGGTTAAAAGCCTATAAAACAAAGGATGGACATGTTCGGTTATTTCGTCCGAATAAAAATATGGAACGATTAAATCGGTCTAATAGAAGACTTTGTATCCCGGAGATTGACGAGGAGTTTGCCTTACAAGCAATTCGAGAACTAGTGAGATTAGAAAAAGATTGGATTCCAACAGCTCCAGGAACGTCATTATACATACGTCCGTTCATAATCTCCACAGAACCATACTTAGGGGTAGCACCATCAAAACGGTATCAGTTTATTATTATTTTATCTCCTGTAGGCGCTTACTATAAAGAGGGGATTAATCCTGTGAAAATCGCAGTTGAACAAACGTTTGTTCGCGCTGTGAATGGTGGTACAGGAGAGGCTAAAACGGCAGGGAACTATGCTTCAAGTCTAAAGGCTCAAGAGCTGGTTGCTGAAAAAGGCTATGCACAGGTTCTATGGTTAGATGGTGTGGAGAAGAAATATATCGAAGAAGTAGGAAGTATGAACATGTTCTTTAAAGTAGACGGAGAAGTGATTACTCCTAGTTTGAACGGCAGCATATTAGAAGGGGTTACCCGCAACTCGGTTATTACACTGTTACAGCACTGGGGAATTCCAGTAATCGAAAAAAAGATATCCATCGACGAGATTTATCAAGCATATAAAGATGGATTATTAGAAGAAGCGTTTGGTACTGGGACAGCTGCCGTTATTTCACCAGTTGGCGAATTGTCCTGGAACGGTGAAAAGCTTGCAATTAACGGCGGCAAAATCGGAGAGGTTTCCCAGCGGTTATATGATACACTAACCGGAATTCAGTATGGGACAAAAGAAGATACCTTTAATTGGATTATTGAAGTTTCTTAGTCACAGAAAAAGTCCACAATAGAAAAATTAAGCACTCCAACTTTTGGAGTGCTTAATTTATTTGTAAATAAAGCCGGTGTTTTTGGTAATGCTAACAGAAGACTGATTGCATACAGACAGTCAAACGAAAAAGAAGGGAATGTGTAATCAGCTTGTCTAAACAACCAAAACAAGGCTTAGTTATATTGGCAATAAGTTCGATTCCGTTGATTATGACACTTGGGAATTCAATGTTGATTCCTATTTTACCAGCCATGCAATCAAACTTAAAGCTTAGTTCATTTCAAGTGAGTATGACGATTACCATTTTTTCTATTGCCGCGGCCATCTGTATTCCTATATTTGGCTATTTGTCCGATCGATTTTCAAGAAAAGCAATTATCGTACCATCCCTTATTATTTATGGACTCGGCGGATTGCTAGCAGGAATAGCATCTGCTTGGATAGATAATGCTTATTTGTGGATCATTGTCGGACGCACCTTACAAGGGGTGGGAGCTGCAGGAACCGCACCTATAGCAATGGCTCTAACAGGGGATTTGTTTAAAGGCGGTCAACAGAGTAAAGTACTTGGATTGGTAGAAGCATCCAATGGTTTTGGGAAGGTTTTATCTCCTATAGTTGGTTCAGCTTTAGCTTTAATCGTTTGGTATGGTCCTTTTTGGGGATTTCCTATTTTTTGTTTAGTTTCTGTTCTACTAACAGCATTTTTCGTAAAAGAAAAGAAAAAAACGAAACAGCCACCACCGTTTGGGAAGTATGTCAGAGGTTTATTCTCTGTTTTTAAAACGGAAGGTAAGTGGCTGCTTACCACTTATTTGGCAGGAGCTACCTGTCTCTTCACGTTATTCGGCGTTCTTTTTTATATTTCCGATGTATTGGAGACAGAATATAACATCGATGGCATATTAAAGGGCTGTATCCTTGCCATTCCTTTATTATTTCTGATGTCGACTTCTTTTACGACAGGAAGCAAAATTGGGAAAAACCTAAAGGTAATGAAGAAGTTAATTATTGTCGGTTTGTTAATCATGACACTTTCGTTTGTCTCTCTCGTCTTTTTTGAACGTTTGATCCTTTTCATTGGGATACTCATATTAAGTAGTATCGGAACAGGACTCGTTCTTCCTTGCCTGAACAGCCTAATTACTGGTTCCGTAGGGGCAGCAAGACGAGGAGTCGTTACATCCTTATACGGTTCTGTTCGTTTTTTAGGAGTTGCAGCAGGACCACCGGTTTACGGATGGCTGATGAGCTGGTCAAGAACAGGAATGTTTCTATCAACAGCAGGATTAACTTTATTCGTATTCTTATTATGCTTACTACTCATTAAACCGGAAAATAATACAGCGGGTAACGAATCGGATAGCCAAACAAATACGTTGTTTACGAAACTTCAACTAACGAGTGAATAGGAGGAGATTTTTGTGCAAATTTATTTTTCACCAGAATTCTTAAAAGAGGATGCTCAAGTCTTAAATATATTAGATGATAATGACAAAGCAGTGGGATACATGGCTTTTCTTATGGAAGAAACCAAGATGTATGTGTATGGACAATTAGAAGAAGAAGGGGTTTATGAGGATTTTAAAGATCTGGTTAATCCATATTTGCAAGGTCTTTCTAAAATCAAACCGAAACTCGAAGTGTACACATACTTAACAGTTGGTGGAAAGAAAGTGGAGTTAGAAAAGAAAGAGGATAAGAGTAAATCCGAAGAGAAATCCTAACACATCTAGGCCAATAGATGAATACCATATCCTAGCTCAGTAATGAGGGGGATGGATATGGAAGTCATTTTCCAGTTATTAGAATGGCAAAATATATTAGTTCTAGTAGTGGGGATGTTAATTGGAATTGTTGTAGGAGCACTACCGGGTTTAACCCCAACAATGGGCGTTGCATTAATGATCCCATTCACGTTTACACTTGGCCCGACGCAAGGACTAATTATATTAGGAAGTATATTTTGTGGAAGTGTATAT includes:
- the gltD gene encoding glutamate synthase small subunit; this encodes MGKATGFIDYKREEAQERNPKTRLQDWNEYSAPFSDEVLQRQGARCMDCGTPFCHIGMEIGGATSGCPVYNLIPEWNDLVYKGRWKEALERLMKTNNFPEFTGRVCPAPCEGSCTVAISDPAVTIKNIERAIIDKGFENGWITPRIPKKRTGRKVAIVGSGPAGLAAADQLNQAGHSVTVYEKSDRIGGLLMYGIPSMKLEKRVVERRVNLLNEEGISFVTNTEVGKDITSTELNKQFDAVILCTGAQKHRDLVIEGRESKGVEFAMDYLTLSTKSLLDSDLKDGQYIDAKGKDVIVIGGGDTGADCIATALRQDCNSIVQFGKHPQLPMARTSNNLWPEYPHVFGLEYAHKEAKAKFGEDPRQYSIQTKKFVSDENGNLKELHTIEMRKVRDESGMFVYEEIPGTEKVWPAQLVLIAIGFEGPEQEVLKEFGVHVQNRKVAAEYGKFETSVDGVFAAGDVRRGQSLIVWAINEGREVAHKVDHYLMGASTLPSQLAM
- a CDS encoding branched-chain amino acid aminotransferase, yielding MENQEIQITYTTTEKPKPNAESLEFGKIFTDHMFIMDYSLEDGWHSPRILPYQPITLDPAAIVFHYGQTVFEGLKAYKTKDGHVRLFRPNKNMERLNRSNRRLCIPEIDEEFALQAIRELVRLEKDWIPTAPGTSLYIRPFIISTEPYLGVAPSKRYQFIIILSPVGAYYKEGINPVKIAVEQTFVRAVNGGTGEAKTAGNYASSLKAQELVAEKGYAQVLWLDGVEKKYIEEVGSMNMFFKVDGEVITPSLNGSILEGVTRNSVITLLQHWGIPVIEKKISIDEIYQAYKDGLLEEAFGTGTAAVISPVGELSWNGEKLAINGGKIGEVSQRLYDTLTGIQYGTKEDTFNWIIEVS
- a CDS encoding MFS transporter; translation: MTLGNSMLIPILPAMQSNLKLSSFQVSMTITIFSIAAAICIPIFGYLSDRFSRKAIIVPSLIIYGLGGLLAGIASAWIDNAYLWIIVGRTLQGVGAAGTAPIAMALTGDLFKGGQQSKVLGLVEASNGFGKVLSPIVGSALALIVWYGPFWGFPIFCLVSVLLTAFFVKEKKKTKQPPPFGKYVRGLFSVFKTEGKWLLTTYLAGATCLFTLFGVLFYISDVLETEYNIDGILKGCILAIPLLFLMSTSFTTGSKIGKNLKVMKKLIIVGLLIMTLSFVSLVFFERLILFIGILILSSIGTGLVLPCLNSLITGSVGAARRGVVTSLYGSVRFLGVAAGPPVYGWLMSWSRTGMFLSTAGLTLFVFLLCLLLIKPENNTAGNESDSQTNTLFTKLQLTSE